From one Flavobacteriales bacterium genomic stretch:
- a CDS encoding trypsin-like peptidase domain-containing protein produces MVPSLRLFAILPPFLIALSGSSQVAFGGKPIGLMPKGPALRPAQTITLPAVDAAALIAEDEARAASGVKGPWRFGFNHEVDIRSEAQGTWTMLRNGDRVWRVAIECPGAFSINFRFNVFDVPERGRVFVYNEHGKHLGAFTEASAKLNRLGVAQLAGERITIEYHEPAAFAGQGRLAIDRVTHAYRDTQGFARGLGDSGDCNINVICPEGDDWRDQIRSVAIITTGGNGFCTGTLLNNCAQDSTPYFLTADHCLSPDVADWVFRFNWDSPSCDPTEDEPALETVSGCVLLTSSNTTDMAFLELNSIPPVEYDVYYAGWDKSGATPDTVCGIHHPSGDIKKICLSYSPVTQANIDLGTGAADCWQVTVWDAGTTEPGSSGSALFNQDKRVIGQLYGGAANCANSVDDYYGRLDLSWPFIEQYLGSCGDTLSGLGDAVIPIIHDAAITSIVNIPELICGDSIISPIVTLKNNGQEVMTSAVITYGLVGGSPNVFNWTGSLQVQQTLNVPLPPIVAANGANTVYVTVTWPNANEDQVPDNDTWLYSFNVSNPGGTVQLALTLDNWGSDITWELATQLGTVLYEGGPYPDLEEGEIYTSSFCLTNDCYVFTINDAFGDGICCDEGEGSYVIMTSDSTLLVESDGQYGDQEVQTFCVEVVGVPESAAVPDFDLYPNPARDRVMLRAPLPIQRVRVLDATGRVMLEEGAGSELVEIGIERVTPGAYLVEVFTAEGRAVKRLLVH; encoded by the coding sequence ATGGTTCCATCGCTACGCCTTTTCGCCATTCTCCCGCCCTTCCTCATCGCGCTCAGCGGATCATCGCAGGTCGCTTTCGGCGGAAAGCCGATCGGCCTGATGCCGAAAGGGCCTGCGCTCCGACCTGCGCAAACGATCACGCTTCCCGCGGTTGACGCCGCTGCGCTGATCGCCGAGGACGAAGCACGCGCTGCCTCCGGCGTGAAAGGCCCGTGGCGCTTCGGCTTCAACCACGAGGTGGACATCCGCAGCGAGGCGCAGGGGACCTGGACCATGCTCCGAAACGGCGACCGCGTTTGGCGAGTGGCGATCGAATGCCCCGGCGCCTTCAGCATCAACTTCCGGTTCAACGTATTCGACGTTCCGGAGCGCGGTCGCGTGTTCGTTTACAACGAGCACGGGAAGCATCTGGGAGCATTCACCGAAGCAAGCGCGAAGCTCAACCGCCTGGGTGTGGCGCAATTGGCCGGCGAGCGCATCACCATCGAGTACCATGAGCCTGCTGCCTTTGCCGGGCAAGGCCGTCTCGCCATCGACCGCGTGACGCACGCCTACCGCGATACGCAGGGCTTCGCGCGCGGCCTCGGTGATAGCGGCGACTGCAACATCAACGTGATCTGCCCCGAAGGCGATGATTGGCGCGACCAGATCCGCAGCGTGGCCATCATCACCACCGGCGGCAATGGCTTCTGCACCGGCACCCTGCTCAACAATTGCGCACAGGACAGCACGCCTTACTTCCTCACCGCCGACCATTGCCTCAGCCCCGATGTGGCCGATTGGGTGTTCCGCTTCAACTGGGACAGCCCCAGCTGCGATCCCACCGAGGATGAGCCGGCTCTCGAGACCGTGAGCGGCTGCGTGCTGCTCACCAGCAGCAACACCACCGACATGGCCTTCCTGGAGCTGAACAGCATCCCACCTGTGGAGTACGATGTGTACTACGCCGGCTGGGACAAGAGCGGCGCTACGCCCGATACCGTCTGCGGCATCCATCACCCCAGCGGCGACATCAAGAAGATCTGCCTCTCCTACAGCCCGGTGACCCAGGCCAACATCGACCTGGGCACCGGTGCCGCCGATTGCTGGCAGGTGACGGTTTGGGATGCGGGCACCACGGAGCCCGGAAGCAGCGGCAGCGCGCTCTTCAATCAGGACAAGCGGGTGATAGGCCAACTGTATGGTGGCGCGGCCAACTGCGCCAACAGCGTCGATGACTACTACGGCCGCCTCGATCTCAGCTGGCCCTTCATTGAGCAATACCTCGGATCCTGCGGAGACACGCTCTCCGGCCTCGGCGACGCGGTGATACCCATCATCCACGACGCCGCGATCACCAGCATCGTGAACATCCCCGAATTGATCTGCGGCGACAGCATCATCAGCCCCATCGTCACCCTGAAGAACAACGGCCAGGAGGTGATGACCAGCGCGGTGATCACCTATGGCCTGGTGGGCGGATCGCCGAACGTGTTCAATTGGACGGGCTCTTTGCAAGTGCAGCAGACCCTCAACGTGCCACTCCCGCCCATCGTGGCCGCCAACGGCGCCAACACCGTGTACGTGACCGTGACCTGGCCAAACGCGAATGAGGATCAGGTGCCGGACAACGACACGTGGCTCTATTCCTTCAACGTGAGCAATCCGGGCGGGACCGTGCAGCTGGCGCTCACGCTGGACAACTGGGGAAGCGACATCACCTGGGAATTGGCCACACAGCTCGGCACGGTGCTCTACGAAGGCGGACCCTACCCTGACCTGGAGGAGGGCGAGATCTACACCTCCTCCTTCTGCCTCACCAACGACTGCTACGTGTTCACCATCAACGATGCCTTCGGCGATGGCATCTGCTGCGATGAGGGCGAAGGCAGCTACGTGATCATGACCTCCGATTCGACATTGCTGGTGGAGAGCGACGGCCAATACGGCGACCAGGAGGTGCAGACCTTCTGCGTGGAGGTGGTGGGCGTTCCGGAATCAGCCGCAGTTCCCGACTTCGACCTGTACCCGAACCCGGCGCGCGATCGCGTGATGCTGCGCGCGCCGCTGCCGATACAAAGGGTTCGCGTACTCGATGCCACGGGCCGCGTGATGCTGGAGGAAGGTGCCGGATCGGAGCTGGTCGAGATCGGCATCGAACGGGTGACGCCCGGGGCCTATCTGGTGGAAGTATTTACTGCTGAAGGCCGTGCGGTGAAGCGCCTGTTAGTGCATTGA
- a CDS encoding quinone-dependent dihydroorotate dehydrogenase, translating into MYALLRPLLFLLPPERAHHLTFRLLGIASRIPGMLALVGGAKPPRDAATDVMGLHFPSPVGLAAGMDKDAKHVHALARIGFGFIEVGTLTPRSQPGNPQPRLFRLKKDRALINRMGFNNGGVHAAVDRLRHRRPGIIVGGNIGKNKDTPNERAIDDYIACFNALHGVVDYFVVNVSSPNTPGLRALQEKGPLLEILRALMELSQNKANGEKRMVSGVDHSPVANDHSPARSKPILLKIAPDLTDGQLDDIVSVVKESGIAGVIATNTTIARAGLRTTQAELESIGAGGLSGAPVRARSTEVITCLRERLPRPIVIIGVGGIDSWEAAKEKLEAGADLVQVYTGLVYEGPSLVNRINKSFAAWRR; encoded by the coding sequence ATGTACGCGCTGCTCCGTCCACTGCTCTTCCTGCTCCCTCCGGAGCGCGCCCATCACCTCACCTTCCGTCTGCTCGGAATCGCATCGCGCATTCCCGGCATGCTGGCGCTCGTGGGCGGCGCGAAACCGCCCCGTGACGCAGCCACCGACGTGATGGGCTTACACTTCCCATCGCCCGTTGGCCTCGCCGCAGGCATGGACAAGGATGCCAAGCACGTGCATGCCCTCGCACGCATCGGCTTCGGATTCATCGAAGTGGGCACGCTCACGCCCAGGTCCCAACCGGGCAATCCGCAGCCGCGGCTATTCAGATTGAAGAAGGACCGTGCGCTGATCAACCGCATGGGCTTCAACAACGGCGGCGTTCATGCAGCGGTGGATCGATTGCGCCATCGGAGGCCCGGCATCATCGTCGGCGGGAACATCGGGAAGAACAAGGACACGCCGAATGAGCGGGCCATCGACGACTACATCGCCTGCTTCAATGCGCTCCATGGCGTGGTGGACTACTTCGTGGTGAACGTGAGCAGCCCCAATACGCCCGGTCTGCGAGCCCTGCAGGAGAAAGGGCCGTTGTTGGAGATTCTTCGGGCGTTGATGGAACTCAGCCAGAATAAGGCGAATGGCGAAAAGCGAATGGTGAGCGGGGTAGACCATTCACCAGTCGCCAATGACCATTCACCAGCGCGTTCCAAACCCATCCTTCTCAAGATCGCCCCGGACCTCACCGATGGCCAATTGGACGACATCGTGAGCGTGGTGAAAGAGAGCGGCATCGCTGGGGTGATCGCTACCAACACTACGATTGCGCGTGCAGGGCTGCGTACGACGCAAGCTGAACTGGAATCCATCGGCGCTGGCGGATTGAGTGGTGCACCTGTCCGGGCGCGCAGCACGGAGGTGATCACCTGCTTGCGCGAGCGCCTGCCGAGGCCCATCGTTATCATCGGAGTGGGCGGCATCGATTCATGGGAGGCGGCGAAGGAGAAGCTTGAAGCGGGCGCCGACCTCGTGCAGGTGTACACAGGGCTGGTGTACGAAGGGCCATCCTTGGTGAATCGCATCAACAAGTCTTTCGCGGCATGGAGAAGGTGA
- a CDS encoding trypsin-like peptidase domain-containing protein → MNRSLLPLFVAALAAPGILNAQISFGGAPIGLDQAYLPAPPLVVMPEVDANALMMEDEARIAQGIKGPYRFGFNHATDISTENNGAWTTMPNGDGVWRVAIECPGAFSINFEFNDYVVPDGGQVFVYNDAGEVLGAFTAESNPGHTILGVTQLAGDRITVEYVEPFAVRGEGRLRIGQVTHAYRDLFRSLKGFGTSGSCNNNVICPEGDPWRDQIRSVAMITVGGSGICTGQLINNCANNGTPYFLTANHCLGGNNSWVFRFNWNSPVCSPTTNAPTNQTVSGSSLKANNAASDVALLQLNSTPPASYNVFYTGWDKSGTAPTASTCIHHPDGDIKKISFDNNPATQVSWGGAATWRIANWEDGTTEPGSSGSGLWNQNGLLIGQLYGGQASCSNNINDYFGRFSTSYPFLQNWLGNCGNTLQGYPLSVGIDEAAADEDLDIAPNPAQGNVAVGLPAAMRNGGRLTVFDALGKIVAQRILTGGVERVTFDLSGEPAGLYFVEATGVGFHRVQRLVIAR, encoded by the coding sequence ATGAACCGATCCTTACTCCCACTGTTTGTCGCAGCGCTCGCGGCCCCCGGTATCCTGAACGCCCAGATCAGCTTCGGCGGTGCGCCGATCGGCCTTGACCAGGCCTATCTGCCCGCCCCACCGCTGGTGGTAATGCCCGAAGTGGATGCCAACGCGCTCATGATGGAGGACGAAGCGCGCATCGCGCAGGGAATCAAGGGTCCATACCGTTTCGGCTTCAACCATGCCACCGATATCAGCACGGAGAACAACGGCGCATGGACCACCATGCCCAACGGTGATGGGGTCTGGCGCGTGGCCATCGAATGCCCTGGCGCCTTCAGCATCAACTTCGAATTCAATGACTACGTGGTGCCCGACGGCGGCCAGGTCTTCGTGTACAACGATGCGGGCGAGGTCCTTGGCGCCTTCACGGCCGAGAGCAATCCCGGCCACACCATCCTGGGCGTGACGCAACTGGCCGGCGACCGCATCACCGTCGAGTACGTCGAGCCATTCGCTGTTCGCGGCGAAGGCCGGCTCCGCATCGGCCAAGTGACGCATGCCTACCGCGACCTTTTCCGCTCGCTGAAGGGCTTCGGCACCAGCGGCAGCTGCAACAACAATGTGATCTGCCCAGAGGGCGACCCTTGGCGCGACCAGATCCGCAGCGTGGCCATGATCACGGTGGGCGGCAGCGGCATCTGCACGGGGCAGCTGATCAATAATTGCGCGAACAACGGCACGCCTTACTTCCTCACCGCCAACCACTGCCTCGGCGGCAACAACAGCTGGGTGTTCCGCTTCAATTGGAACAGTCCTGTGTGCAGCCCCACCACCAACGCGCCCACGAACCAGACCGTCAGTGGCAGCTCGTTGAAGGCGAACAACGCCGCCAGCGATGTAGCACTGCTCCAACTCAACAGCACGCCGCCCGCCAGCTATAACGTGTTCTACACCGGCTGGGACAAGAGCGGCACGGCGCCCACGGCCAGCACCTGCATCCACCATCCCGATGGCGACATCAAGAAGATCAGCTTCGATAACAACCCGGCCACCCAGGTGAGCTGGGGCGGCGCGGCCACCTGGCGCATCGCCAATTGGGAGGATGGCACCACCGAGCCCGGCAGCAGCGGGAGCGGCCTCTGGAACCAGAACGGCCTGCTCATCGGGCAGCTCTATGGCGGTCAGGCCTCTTGCAGCAACAACATCAACGACTATTTCGGGCGCTTCAGCACCAGCTACCCCTTCCTGCAGAACTGGCTGGGCAACTGCGGCAACACGCTGCAGGGCTACCCGCTCTCCGTGGGCATCGATGAGGCGGCTGCGGATGAGGATTTGGACATCGCTCCGAATCCGGCGCAAGGCAATGTGGCAGTGGGCCTTCCCGCTGCCATGCGCAACGGCGGGCGGCTCACGGTGTTCGATGCCCTGGGTAAGATCGTGGCACAGCGCATCCTCACCGGCGGCGTCGAGCGCGTGACCTTTGACCTGTCTGGCGAGCCTGCAGGCCTCTATTTCGTGGAAGCCACCGGGGTTGGCTTCCACCGCGTGCAGCGCTTGGTGATCGCGCGCTGA
- the uvrB gene encoding excinuclease ABC subunit UvrB has translation MPFELISEFTPTGDQPEAIRQLVEGLREGVRAQTLLGVTGSGKTFTVANVIAQVDRPTLILSHNKTLAAQLYGEFKHFFPNDRVEYFVSYYDYYQPEAYLPTTNTYIEKDLSVNDEIEKLRLSASSALLSGRRNVIVVASVSCIYGIGNPAEFKHTVVELDKGMKVSRNALLHRFVSALYSRKDIEPGRGNFRVKGDVVEVFLAYADEGIRIHFWGDELERIERFDLSTTKTLETLEQVTIYPANIFVTSRETLNGAISSIQADMVKQVAFFQEIGKHLEAKRLEERVSHDLEMMRELGYCSGIENYSRYFDRRDTGQRPFCLLDYFPDDFLMVIDESHVTVSQVQAMYGGDRSRKRNLVEYGFRLPSAMDNRPLKFEEFEGMMGQTLFVSATPADYELQRSEGVVVEQVVRPTGLLDPPIEVRPSKDQIDDLLDEIRNRTKKDERVLVTTLTKRMAEELDEFLKRNGVKCKYIHSDVETLERIEILRQLRLGMIDVLVGVNLLREGLDLPEVSLVAVLDADKEGFLRSNRSLTQTAGRAARNVNGLVVFYADKITDSMQRTIDETERRRAKQMAYNEEHGITPTQIKRDRADVLRQTSVLEIQGPTPKAYLEPEPELSLAADPVMQFMSTDQLEKNAALLESQMRKAAKELDFIAAAQLRDELFAVQKLIELRTLEKP, from the coding sequence ATGCCCTTCGAGCTCATCAGTGAATTCACACCCACCGGCGACCAGCCGGAGGCCATTCGGCAACTGGTGGAGGGGCTGCGCGAGGGCGTGCGCGCACAGACGTTGCTCGGCGTAACGGGTTCGGGCAAGACCTTCACTGTGGCCAACGTGATCGCGCAAGTGGACCGCCCCACGCTGATCCTCAGTCATAACAAGACGCTGGCCGCGCAGCTCTACGGCGAATTCAAGCACTTCTTCCCGAACGACCGCGTGGAGTACTTCGTGAGCTATTACGACTACTACCAGCCCGAGGCCTACCTGCCCACCACCAACACCTACATCGAGAAGGACCTCTCAGTGAATGACGAGATCGAAAAGCTCCGGCTCAGTGCATCGAGCGCGCTGCTGAGCGGAAGGCGCAATGTGATCGTGGTGGCCAGCGTGAGCTGCATTTATGGCATCGGCAATCCAGCGGAGTTCAAGCACACGGTGGTGGAGCTGGACAAAGGCATGAAGGTGAGCCGCAATGCGCTGCTTCACCGCTTCGTATCGGCGCTTTACAGCCGCAAGGACATTGAGCCGGGCCGAGGCAACTTCCGCGTGAAGGGCGATGTGGTGGAGGTCTTCCTCGCCTATGCTGATGAAGGCATCCGCATCCATTTCTGGGGCGATGAACTGGAGCGCATCGAGCGCTTCGACCTCAGCACCACCAAGACGCTCGAGACCTTGGAGCAGGTGACGATCTATCCCGCCAACATCTTCGTGACCAGCCGTGAGACGCTGAACGGTGCCATCAGCAGCATCCAGGCGGACATGGTGAAGCAAGTCGCCTTCTTCCAGGAGATCGGCAAGCACCTGGAGGCAAAGCGCCTCGAGGAGCGCGTGAGCCACGACCTGGAAATGATGCGCGAGCTGGGCTATTGCAGCGGCATCGAGAACTATAGCCGCTACTTCGATCGGCGAGACACGGGCCAGCGCCCCTTCTGCCTGCTCGACTACTTCCCGGATGACTTCCTGATGGTGATCGATGAGAGCCATGTGACCGTGAGCCAGGTGCAGGCCATGTACGGGGGCGACCGCAGCCGTAAGCGCAACCTGGTGGAGTATGGCTTCCGCCTGCCCAGTGCCATGGACAATCGTCCCCTGAAATTCGAGGAATTCGAAGGCATGATGGGCCAGACCCTCTTCGTTAGCGCCACGCCAGCTGACTATGAATTGCAGCGCAGTGAGGGCGTGGTGGTGGAGCAAGTGGTGCGGCCCACGGGCCTGCTCGACCCGCCCATTGAAGTGCGGCCGAGCAAGGACCAGATCGACGACCTGCTCGACGAGATCCGCAACCGGACCAAGAAAGACGAGCGCGTGCTGGTGACCACCCTCACCAAGCGCATGGCTGAGGAGCTTGATGAGTTCCTGAAGCGGAATGGTGTGAAGTGCAAATACATCCATAGCGACGTGGAGACCCTGGAACGGATCGAAATCCTGCGCCAACTGCGCTTGGGCATGATCGACGTCCTCGTGGGCGTGAACCTGCTGCGCGAAGGGCTGGACCTGCCCGAAGTGAGCCTGGTTGCCGTGCTCGATGCGGACAAGGAGGGATTCCTCCGCAGCAATCGCTCGCTCACCCAGACCGCTGGCCGCGCGGCACGGAACGTCAATGGACTCGTGGTCTTCTATGCAGACAAGATCACCGACAGCATGCAGCGCACCATCGATGAGACCGAGCGCCGCCGTGCCAAGCAGATGGCGTACAACGAGGAGCACGGCATCACCCCCACACAGATCAAACGCGACAGGGCCGATGTGCTGCGGCAGACCTCGGTGCTCGAGATCCAAGGCCCCACCCCAAAGGCCTACCTGGAGCCGGAACCGGAGCTGAGCCTCGCCGCAGACCCCGTGATGCAGTTCATGAGCACCGATCAATTGGAGAAGAACGCCGCTCTGCTCGAGTCACAGATGCGCAAGGCCGCCAAGGAGCTCGACTTCATCGCAGCGGCGCAATTGCGCGATGAGTTATTCGCGGTGCAAAAGCTCATCGAGCTCCGCACTCTGGAGAAACCATAG